The proteins below are encoded in one region of Drosophila santomea strain STO CAGO 1482 chromosome 3R, Prin_Dsan_1.1, whole genome shotgun sequence:
- the LOC120453708 gene encoding uncharacterized protein LOC120453708 produces the protein MKDQVFIPSLLLALCICGIEAVVLPRLPENIQDFKCEDEDIGFKFNLTDFAGDWYEALRLPNVPGMECLNVSIPSEVKDNNLTLDLSYVTILNSSWTLSREAVTFPWNNSTQYGIFHPDASEVSYKLVTTDYVSIAVVCGYGKHSVIPILKLFTRDREVSEEIVDLINTQAEQYGYSSLIYWEKQSLEECREPSGQAPLAALVGLTLLCGLSIWASY, from the exons ATGAAGGATCAAGTATTCATCCCATCGCTTTTACTCGCTCTTTGTATCTGCGGAATTGAAGCCGTTGTATTGCCCAGGCTGCCGGAAAACATACAGGATTTTAAATGTGAGGACGAGGATATAGGATTCAAGTTCAACTTAACAGAT TTCGCCGGCGACTGGTATGAGGCTCTGAGATTGCCCAATGTTCCGGGAATGGAGTGCCTGAATGTCTCGATTCCCTCGGAAGTCAAGGACAATAATCTCACGCTGGATTTGAGCTACGTCACCATACTCAATAGCAGCTGGACCCTCAGCAGGGAAGCCGTGACCTTTCCCTGGAACAACTCCACCCAGTACGGCATCTTCCATCCCGATGCGAGTGAGGTCTCCTACAAGCTGGTGACCACCGACTACGTTTCCATAGCCGTTGTCTGCGGCTACGGCAAACACTCCGTTATCCCCATCCTCAAGCTCTTCACTCGAGATCGCGAGGTCAGCGAGGAGATCGTCGACCTGATCAACACCCAGGCCGAGCAATATGGTTATAGCTCCCTGATCTACTGGGAAAAGCAATCCCTTGAGGAGTGCAGGGAACCCAGTGGCCAAGCTCCTTTGGCCGCTCTAGTGGGCTTAACCTTACTTTGTGGTTTATCTATTTGGGCGAGCTACTAG
- the LOC120453706 gene encoding uncharacterized protein LOC120453706: MEAQTYMCMILVILCSCGIPLEVEAIRMRMPVLPEALNCRNESIGLNFNLTRLSGYWYEAARVPNVQVLQCLNVSVPAEIEKETLSLDLNFISTVNNGWQYTEESVGFPWNNSTQYGIFNLQYDTVTVTYKLMLTDYENFAFVCGFGSISPVPLFKLFTREREVSQQMIDMAEAYAERYGMGNQIAWEKQSPGECNGSGGLAAMETLVATIAVLCFLRWRSQIFASTLLFT; the protein is encoded by the exons ATGGAGGCTCAAACATATATGTGCATGATTTTAGTTATCCTGTGCAGCTGTGGAATTCCACTGGAGGTCGAAGCGATCCGGATGAGAATGCCCGTTTTGCCAGAGGCACTCAACTGCCGCAATGAGAGCATTGGATTGAACTTTAACCTGACGCGA CTGTCGGGTTACTGGTACGAGGCTGCCAGAGTGCCGAATGTCCAGGTGCTGCAATGCCTGAATGTCTCTGTGCCCGCTGAGATCGAGAAGGAGACCCTCTCGCTGGACTTGAACTTCATCAGCACAGTGAACAATGGGTGGCAGTACACCGAGGAGTCCGTCGGGTTTCCCTGGAACAACTCCACCCAATACGGCATCTTCAATCTCCAGTACGATACGGTCACTGTGACCTACAAGCTGATGTTAACGGACTACGAGAACTTTGCCTTCGTCTGCGGATTCGGAAGCATCTCGCCCGTTCCGCTGTTCAAGCTCTTCACCCGGGAACGGGAGGTCAGCCAGCAGATGATCGACATGGCGGAGGCATATGCCGAGAGGTACGGCATGGGCAACCAGATCGCGTGGGAGAAGCAATCGCCGGGTGAATGCAATGGTTCCGGTGGTCTGGCTGCTATGGAAACTCTGGTGGCTACCATTGCAGTGCTCTGTTTTCTACGCTGGCGAAGTCAAATTTTTGCTTCGACTTTACTATTTACATAG